A section of the Enterococcus montenegrensis genome encodes:
- a CDS encoding YqgQ family protein: METLYDVQQLFKRFGIYIYVGKRIYDIELMLIELKNLYDGRLIDHDTYLTCWRILKREHRIEESRQKG, translated from the coding sequence ATGGAAACTCTTTACGATGTTCAGCAATTATTTAAACGTTTTGGTATTTATATTTATGTAGGCAAGCGCATTTATGATATCGAATTAATGTTAATTGAATTAAAAAATTTATACGATGGTCGTTTAATCGATCACGATACGTATCTAACTTGCTGGCGCATATTAAAACGAGAGCATCGCATTGAAGAAAGTCGGCAGAAAGGATAA
- a CDS encoding DUF488 domain-containing protein codes for MITTKRIYADYEKKDGFRVLVDRVWPRGIKKVDAHLDEWLKEIAPSTELRKWFGHKPENFPVFKEKYIAELQTEPAKSALAQLTTIVQRKEKVTLLYGAKDEVHNQAVVLAEYLNRKT; via the coding sequence ATGATTACGACAAAAAGAATTTATGCCGACTACGAAAAAAAAGATGGCTTTCGCGTTTTAGTTGACCGAGTCTGGCCGCGGGGCATTAAAAAAGTGGATGCACACTTGGATGAATGGTTAAAAGAAATTGCTCCTTCAACAGAATTGCGAAAATGGTTTGGCCACAAGCCAGAAAACTTTCCGGTCTTTAAAGAAAAGTATATCGCGGAGTTGCAAACTGAGCCGGCTAAGTCTGCACTTGCCCAACTTACGACAATTGTTCAGCGAAAAGAAAAAGTAACGTTGTTATATGGCGCTAAAGATGAAGTGCATAATCAAGCGGTTGTGTTAGCAGAATATTTAAACCGCAAAACATAA
- the rimI gene encoding ribosomal protein S18-alanine N-acetyltransferase: MTDFKIKEKKDYNLTELADSLYNIAEAAYQTGSPWKKEQYLADLKNAATNYFIIEEKGQIVAFLAYQKIIDEVEIANVAVHPATQNKGYGGLLMKLVDKIPSVNQFFLEVRIRNFSAKNLYLAHGYKVISRRADYYQNPREDALIMLKKVGPIQTNEF, from the coding sequence TTGACTGATTTTAAGATTAAAGAAAAAAAGGACTACAACTTGACGGAACTGGCAGATTCATTGTATAACATTGCAGAGGCTGCCTATCAAACAGGAAGTCCTTGGAAAAAAGAGCAATATCTCGCTGATTTAAAAAATGCTGCAACCAATTATTTTATTATAGAAGAAAAAGGACAAATAGTAGCTTTTTTAGCTTATCAAAAAATTATTGATGAAGTTGAAATTGCCAACGTGGCCGTTCATCCTGCAACACAAAATAAAGGTTACGGCGGTCTTTTAATGAAGTTAGTGGATAAAATTCCGTCAGTAAACCAATTTTTTTTAGAGGTACGGATAAGAAATTTTTCTGCCAAAAATCTCTATTTAGCGCATGGTTATAAGGTCATTAGTCGACGGGCAGATTATTATCAAAATCCACGGGAAGATGCCTTAATTATGTTAAAGAAAGTGGGGCCAATTCAAACAAATGAGTTCTGA
- the tsaD gene encoding tRNA (adenosine(37)-N6)-threonylcarbamoyltransferase complex transferase subunit TsaD, whose amino-acid sequence MSSELILAVESSCDETSVAVIKDGHEILSNIVASQIKSHQRFGGVVPEVASRHHVEQITLCLQDALSEAQVTPKDLTAVAVTYGPGLVGSLLIGIAAAKAFAWAHQLPLIPVNHMAGHIYAARLVKPLEFPLMALLVSGGHTELVYMAEDGSYEIIGETRDDACGEAYDKVGRVLGLSYPSGKELDQLAHLGKDTFHFPRAMIHEDNYDFSFSGLKSAFINLVHNADQKGEVLAKEDLAASFQASVVDVLTAKTIRACQNWPVKQLVVAGGVAANQGLRERLGEVLLKEAPGVELIVPPLRLCGDNAAMIGAAAHVELAKQHFGNYFLNAKPGLELA is encoded by the coding sequence ATGAGTTCTGAATTAATTTTAGCCGTTGAAAGTAGCTGTGATGAAACAAGTGTTGCAGTGATTAAAGACGGTCATGAAATATTAAGTAATATTGTTGCTTCCCAAATTAAAAGTCACCAACGTTTTGGTGGCGTTGTGCCAGAAGTTGCAAGTCGTCATCATGTGGAGCAAATTACGCTTTGTTTACAAGATGCGTTAAGTGAAGCACAAGTTACACCAAAAGATTTAACTGCTGTGGCGGTAACGTATGGTCCTGGTTTAGTCGGCTCGCTTTTAATTGGAATCGCAGCGGCCAAGGCGTTTGCCTGGGCGCACCAATTACCGTTAATTCCTGTAAATCATATGGCAGGACATATTTATGCAGCACGGTTAGTAAAACCATTAGAATTTCCTTTAATGGCTTTACTTGTTAGTGGTGGGCATACGGAGTTAGTTTACATGGCTGAAGACGGCTCTTATGAAATTATTGGTGAAACCCGAGATGACGCTTGTGGTGAAGCCTACGATAAAGTAGGACGCGTCTTAGGTTTAAGTTATCCTAGCGGTAAAGAACTAGATCAGCTTGCTCATCTGGGGAAAGATACGTTTCATTTTCCTCGCGCAATGATCCATGAGGATAATTATGATTTTAGTTTTAGCGGTTTAAAAAGTGCCTTTATTAATTTAGTGCACAATGCAGATCAAAAAGGTGAAGTGTTAGCAAAAGAAGATCTAGCTGCAAGTTTTCAAGCCAGCGTCGTAGATGTTTTAACTGCAAAAACAATCCGTGCTTGTCAAAATTGGCCAGTTAAACAATTAGTTGTTGCTGGTGGCGTTGCAGCCAATCAGGGGCTGCGAGAACGTTTAGGTGAAGTATTGCTCAAAGAAGCTCCAGGCGTTGAATTAATTGTACCGCCGTTGCGTTTATGTGGAGATAATGCTGCAATGATTGGTGCTGCCGCTCATGTAGAATTAGCAAAACAACATTTTGGCAACTATTTTCTAAATGCTAAACCGGGTTTGGAATTAGCCTGA
- a CDS encoding LacI family DNA-binding transcriptional regulator: MATIKDIAQKANVSPATVSRVLNYDAGLSVGQDTKRKIFEAAEALNYTKYKNKQKKADQVLRLVQWYNDEEELEDLYYLAIRLGIERKAEELNIQLVKESLSELSDTKTDGIIALGKFDAKHIKTLKKMKQPLLFVDYDGMSAGFDSLVVDFHQAVDLVIDHFIKEGHEKIAILAGVEFTKDYHNEIADPRLRLFTERLRQLKLLNSQYEITGDFTVEGGYQAVKNFLQSEKEIPSALFAASDAMAVGALKAIHEAGLKVPADISVIGFNDVSVAKYVTPALSTIQVPTEWMGELALETMVQIEKDEAPVPRKITIGTKLILRESTLQTN; this comes from the coding sequence ATGGCAACAATTAAAGATATAGCCCAAAAAGCCAACGTCTCCCCGGCCACTGTTTCGCGAGTCTTAAATTATGATGCTGGACTTTCAGTGGGACAAGATACCAAACGGAAAATTTTTGAAGCAGCAGAAGCTCTCAATTATACGAAATATAAAAACAAGCAAAAAAAAGCAGACCAAGTCTTACGCTTAGTTCAGTGGTATAACGACGAAGAGGAATTGGAAGATTTGTATTATTTGGCGATTCGTTTAGGCATTGAACGAAAAGCAGAAGAATTAAACATACAATTGGTAAAAGAATCTTTATCTGAACTTTCCGATACAAAAACCGATGGGATCATCGCATTGGGAAAATTTGATGCCAAACATATTAAAACGCTAAAGAAAATGAAGCAACCACTTTTATTTGTGGATTATGATGGAATGTCAGCTGGGTTTGATTCTTTAGTTGTTGACTTTCATCAGGCAGTAGATTTAGTCATTGATCATTTCATCAAAGAAGGGCATGAAAAGATCGCTATTTTAGCTGGTGTAGAGTTTACGAAAGATTATCATAATGAAATTGCTGACCCTCGCTTGCGTTTGTTTACTGAACGGTTGCGGCAATTGAAGCTTTTAAATTCACAGTATGAAATCACAGGGGATTTTACAGTTGAAGGTGGCTATCAAGCCGTTAAAAATTTTTTGCAGTCTGAAAAAGAAATTCCCAGCGCACTATTTGCCGCAAGTGATGCAATGGCAGTTGGGGCATTAAAAGCCATTCACGAGGCAGGCTTAAAAGTACCGGCAGATATTTCAGTTATTGGTTTTAATGATGTTAGCGTGGCCAAATATGTAACGCCTGCTTTGTCTACCATTCAAGTACCAACAGAGTGGATGGGAGAATTAGCTCTAGAAACGATGGTACAAATTGAAAAAGATGAAGCACCCGTCCCACGCAAGATTACAATTGGCACGAAACTGATTTTAAGAGAGTCAACATTACAAACAAACTAG
- a CDS encoding ROK family glucokinase produces MDKKIIGIDLGGTTVKFAILTTAGEIQQKWSIETNILDEGSHIVPEIVESINHHLALYNMKPADFVGIGMGTPGSVDRNAGTVIGAYNLNWTTLQPVKEQIEAGTKIPFAIDNDANVAALGERWLGAGENNPDVIFITLGTGVGGGIIAEGHLLHGVAGCAGEIGHVTVDPAGFQCTCGKKGCLETVSSATGVVRVARHLAEEYAGDSKLKAQLDEGYDISSKDVFDYAQAGDAFALMVVDKVCFYLGLACGNLGNTLNPSAIVLGGGVSAAGEFLRSRVEKYFAEFTFPQVTESTSIKLAQLGNEAGVIGAASLALDFVK; encoded by the coding sequence ATGGACAAAAAAATTATCGGAATTGATTTAGGCGGGACTACAGTAAAATTCGCAATTTTAACTACCGCAGGAGAAATTCAACAAAAATGGAGTATTGAAACCAACATATTGGATGAAGGTAGTCATATCGTACCAGAAATCGTGGAATCAATTAATCATCATTTAGCCTTATACAACATGAAACCAGCAGATTTTGTTGGAATTGGAATGGGAACACCAGGTAGTGTTGATCGTAATGCAGGAACAGTAATTGGGGCTTACAATTTAAATTGGACGACATTGCAACCTGTTAAAGAACAAATTGAAGCAGGAACTAAAATTCCTTTTGCCATTGACAATGATGCCAATGTTGCAGCTTTGGGCGAACGTTGGTTAGGTGCTGGGGAGAATAACCCAGACGTTATCTTTATCACCCTTGGTACCGGTGTTGGTGGTGGTATTATCGCTGAAGGTCATTTATTACACGGTGTTGCAGGTTGTGCCGGTGAAATCGGCCATGTCACAGTTGATCCGGCAGGTTTCCAATGTACTTGTGGTAAAAAAGGTTGTTTAGAAACCGTTTCTTCTGCTACTGGTGTTGTACGGGTAGCCCGTCATTTAGCTGAAGAGTACGCAGGAGATTCGAAATTAAAAGCGCAACTAGATGAAGGGTATGATATTTCATCTAAAGATGTTTTTGATTATGCCCAGGCGGGTGACGCCTTTGCTTTAATGGTCGTTGACAAGGTCTGCTTTTATTTAGGCTTAGCATGTGGTAATTTAGGCAACACCTTAAATCCATCTGCAATTGTTTTAGGTGGTGGAGTTTCAGCCGCAGGAGAATTTTTACGTAGTCGCGTTGAAAAGTACTTTGCTGAATTTACTTTCCCACAAGTAACTGAAAGTACCAGTATTAAATTAGCACAACTAGGCAACGAAGCAGGCGTTATTGGCGCAGCTTCATTAGCATTAGATTTCGTGAAATAG
- the tsaB gene encoding tRNA (adenosine(37)-N6)-threonylcarbamoyltransferase complex dimerization subunit type 1 TsaB, with the protein MKILAFDTSNKTLTVSVMAENIVLGEITTNVNKNHSVTLMPAIAELMEKVALTPQEIERIVVAQGPGSYTGLRIGVTTAKTLADTLHCELVGVSSLALIAANCRNYAGVIVPLFDARRNNVYTGLYQWVADELQMIQADRHMALADLLVQLKNEHDILFVGEDVAKFAAEISESLPTAKINKISHWQLPSGAVLAELGAKKAPVTNIDTFSPLYLKRVEAEEKWLAAHKDWSGDENYVEKI; encoded by the coding sequence GTGAAGATATTGGCTTTTGATACATCAAATAAAACCTTAACAGTCAGCGTGATGGCTGAAAACATCGTCTTAGGCGAAATTACAACAAATGTTAATAAAAATCATAGTGTGACGTTAATGCCCGCTATTGCTGAGCTAATGGAAAAAGTTGCATTAACCCCACAAGAAATTGAGCGCATCGTAGTTGCCCAGGGACCTGGATCTTACACGGGGCTTAGAATTGGTGTCACAACAGCAAAAACACTAGCAGATACACTACATTGTGAGTTGGTTGGTGTTTCTAGTTTGGCTTTAATTGCCGCCAATTGCCGTAATTATGCAGGCGTTATTGTCCCATTATTTGATGCAAGAAGAAACAATGTATACACTGGTCTTTATCAATGGGTTGCAGATGAATTGCAAATGATTCAAGCAGATCGCCATATGGCACTAGCAGATTTACTAGTACAGTTGAAAAATGAACATGACATTTTATTTGTCGGAGAAGATGTAGCAAAGTTTGCAGCGGAGATAAGTGAAAGTTTACCCACTGCAAAAATAAATAAAATTTCCCATTGGCAACTTCCCAGTGGGGCAGTTTTAGCAGAATTGGGTGCCAAAAAAGCACCAGTGACCAATATTGACACTTTTTCACCGCTATATTTAAAACGTGTCGAAGCAGAAGAAAAATGGCTGGCTGCCCACAAAGATTGGTCAGGTGACGAAAATTATGTTGAAAAAATTTAA
- a CDS encoding DUF3042 family protein, with protein MKKFVSGVLVGTLATVAAAGAFVVTVKKQVIDPIDEKEAMIEENRKKAMRKRVAR; from the coding sequence ATGAAAAAATTTGTATCAGGTGTCTTAGTCGGTACTTTGGCTACCGTTGCAGCAGCAGGTGCTTTTGTAGTAACTGTCAAAAAACAAGTAATCGATCCTATCGATGAAAAAGAAGCGATGATTGAAGAAAACCGAAAAAAAGCAATGCGTAAACGCGTTGCCCGCTAA
- the galT gene encoding UDP-glucose--hexose-1-phosphate uridylyltransferase, which yields MSISQTVVDFATLAIHAGGYMELDRLYLQNRIIALIGEDSLDEVKPQSATQNSLELLDALVKKAKENGVIGDSLAQKEILEAQLMDFLTPPPSVVNAFFAQHYAKTPEAATEYFFKLCQENDYIKTRAIAKNIVFPAETKYGKLEITINLSKPEKDPKEIATMKNVTAGDYPKCMLCMENEGYKGRLNYPARTNHRIIRMNLNGESWGFQYSPYAYYNEHCIVLSEEHRPMQISRATFERLLTIIEVLPHYFVGSNADLPIVGGSILSHDHYQGGKHTFAMAKAPLEKEINLSVFPNIKAGIVKWPMSVLRLQGADKTEMINACEYILQAWKHYSDESVCVKAFSDDGTPHHTITPIARRNGKLYEVDLVLRDNNVSKKFPDGIFHPHPDVQHIKKENIGLIEVMGLAVLPPRLLPELEEVEKYVLGKPNNIADYHKTWAQAMMQTHEFTPTNAMDIIHGEVGQIFARVLEDAGVFKRDKVGQQAFLRFTDTL from the coding sequence ATGAGTATCAGCCAGACAGTGGTGGATTTTGCGACATTAGCCATTCATGCCGGTGGTTATATGGAATTAGACCGCTTATATTTACAAAATCGGATTATTGCTTTAATTGGGGAGGATAGTCTGGATGAGGTTAAGCCACAAAGTGCGACCCAAAATTCTTTAGAGTTATTAGATGCATTAGTAAAAAAAGCAAAAGAAAATGGTGTAATCGGAGATAGTCTAGCCCAAAAAGAAATTTTGGAAGCGCAGTTAATGGATTTTTTGACGCCGCCGCCTTCAGTTGTTAATGCTTTTTTTGCCCAACATTATGCTAAAACACCAGAAGCCGCAACCGAATACTTTTTTAAATTATGTCAAGAAAATGACTATATTAAAACGCGTGCTATTGCTAAAAACATTGTTTTTCCAGCTGAAACGAAATATGGAAAATTAGAGATTACAATTAATCTTTCTAAACCAGAAAAAGACCCTAAAGAAATTGCAACAATGAAAAATGTGACAGCCGGCGATTATCCCAAATGTATGCTTTGCATGGAAAATGAAGGCTATAAAGGGCGCCTGAATTATCCAGCGCGGACCAATCACCGCATTATTCGCATGAACTTGAATGGTGAGAGTTGGGGATTTCAATATTCCCCATATGCCTATTATAATGAACATTGCATTGTCTTATCAGAAGAGCATCGCCCGATGCAAATTAGCCGGGCAACTTTTGAACGTTTATTGACCATCATTGAAGTTTTACCCCATTATTTTGTGGGCTCAAATGCGGATTTACCGATTGTAGGAGGATCAATTTTATCCCATGACCATTATCAAGGTGGAAAGCACACCTTTGCGATGGCAAAAGCTCCCCTGGAAAAAGAAATTAATTTAAGTGTTTTTCCAAATATTAAAGCGGGAATTGTAAAATGGCCGATGTCAGTTCTTCGGTTGCAAGGAGCAGACAAAACTGAAATGATAAATGCTTGCGAGTATATCTTACAAGCCTGGAAACACTATTCAGATGAAAGTGTTTGTGTCAAAGCATTTAGTGACGATGGCACGCCACATCATACGATAACGCCCATTGCCAGAAGAAATGGAAAGTTATATGAGGTTGATTTAGTATTGCGGGATAATAATGTTTCAAAAAAATTCCCCGATGGTATTTTTCATCCCCATCCAGATGTGCAACATATTAAAAAAGAAAATATTGGTCTGATTGAGGTAATGGGACTAGCTGTCTTACCACCAAGATTATTACCTGAATTAGAAGAAGTTGAAAAATATGTATTAGGTAAACCTAATAATATTGCCGACTACCATAAAACCTGGGCACAAGCGATGATGCAAACCCATGAATTTACGCCAACAAATGCCATGGATATCATACATGGTGAAGTTGGACAAATTTTTGCCCGTGTTTTGGAAGATGCTGGTGTTTTTAAACGTGATAAAGTGGGGCAACAAGCCTTTTTGCGTTTTACTGATACACTTTAA
- a CDS encoding Crp/Fnr family transcriptional regulator — translation MYADKVDYQFSRLRYQADFEHLTDDEFQLLKANVLLRSYKKGQVLFDEGDARDRLYYVVAGLVRIERYDESATYYYYDYVTNYSVFPLGGVFEAEVYTHSAQAMTDIETFYFPTQIYEQICQKNNQQLLYLIKKQNKIIESHQLRLQTGLTSNAHDRVTQNLYILKRELGQPESKTKVTIPFPITLKELAVNSGTTRETAGQVIKKLKEKGLIDYEKKIFTFYEDVIK, via the coding sequence ATGTATGCCGATAAGGTAGACTATCAATTTTCCCGTTTAAGATACCAAGCAGATTTTGAACACCTTACTGATGACGAATTCCAACTTTTAAAGGCCAATGTTTTATTACGTTCTTATAAAAAAGGACAAGTACTCTTTGACGAAGGGGATGCAAGAGACCGACTGTATTATGTCGTTGCTGGTTTGGTACGAATTGAACGCTATGATGAAAGTGCAACTTACTACTATTATGATTACGTAACCAATTACAGCGTTTTTCCTTTGGGAGGCGTTTTCGAAGCAGAAGTTTACACCCATAGTGCTCAAGCCATGACTGACATTGAAACCTTCTATTTTCCTACCCAAATTTATGAACAAATTTGCCAAAAGAACAACCAGCAGTTACTTTACCTTATCAAAAAGCAAAATAAAATTATCGAAAGCCATCAATTACGCCTACAAACGGGCTTAACTTCAAATGCTCACGATCGTGTAACCCAAAATCTCTACATATTAAAACGAGAGTTAGGACAACCAGAATCCAAAACCAAAGTCACGATTCCATTTCCAATTACTTTAAAAGAATTAGCTGTTAATAGTGGTACTACCCGTGAAACAGCAGGTCAAGTCATTAAAAAGCTAAAAGAAAAAGGTTTAATTGATTATGAAAAAAAAATATTCACTTTTTATGAAGATGTAATCAAATAG
- the rimI gene encoding ribosomal protein S18-alanine N-acetyltransferase, whose amino-acid sequence MLKKFKALFPKPPFKSAGYLKRTYPGHAAWFVREVTNDDIKALLAVERNVYHGKLPWTKSAFLSELISPLPHLYLCVEAEAILAFGGCRIIGNDAHITNIAVDPDFQGSGIGTFLLQELEHFAKKNGCLTMSLEVRLSNRDAQRLYRKLGYVSRAIKTAYYDQTNEDALDMVKYID is encoded by the coding sequence ATGTTGAAAAAATTTAAAGCTCTTTTTCCAAAACCACCTTTTAAAAGTGCAGGCTATCTAAAAAGGACTTATCCAGGACATGCAGCCTGGTTTGTTCGCGAAGTGACAAATGACGACATCAAAGCGCTTTTAGCAGTGGAAAGAAATGTTTACCATGGCAAGTTACCTTGGACTAAATCAGCATTTTTGTCAGAATTAATTTCACCGCTACCACATTTGTATTTATGTGTGGAAGCTGAAGCTATTTTAGCTTTTGGCGGATGCCGTATTATTGGCAATGATGCCCATATCACCAATATAGCCGTTGATCCAGATTTTCAAGGAAGTGGCATTGGCACATTTTTATTACAAGAGTTGGAACATTTTGCTAAAAAAAATGGTTGTTTGACCATGTCTTTGGAAGTTCGGTTAAGTAATCGCGATGCGCAACGCCTATACCGCAAATTAGGATATGTTTCACGCGCAATTAAAACCGCCTATTATGATCAAACAAATGAAGATGCATTGGATATGGTGAAATACATTGACTGA
- a CDS encoding rhodanese-like domain-containing protein: MSPIIIIDIVLIAILLGIGINELYLRIMAKKSATTIDQETFREGMRKAQVVDVREKDEFDAGHVLGARNIPYSVLKNSIGSIRKDQPVYIYDQKRAIAVRAANKLRKAGYTDIYLLKGGYQSWEGKVKKKNS; encoded by the coding sequence ATGTCTCCAATTATTATTATTGATATTGTTTTAATTGCAATTTTATTAGGAATCGGAATTAATGAATTGTATCTTCGAATTATGGCTAAAAAATCTGCTACAACAATTGATCAAGAGACTTTTCGAGAAGGTATGCGTAAAGCACAAGTCGTTGATGTTCGGGAAAAAGATGAGTTTGATGCCGGACATGTATTAGGTGCTCGCAATATTCCCTACTCTGTTTTGAAAAATTCAATTGGTAGTATTCGTAAAGATCAACCAGTTTACATTTATGATCAAAAACGAGCAATTGCAGTACGAGCTGCCAACAAATTGCGTAAAGCCGGCTATACAGATATTTACTTATTAAAAGGTGGATACCAAAGCTGGGAAGGTAAAGTTAAAAAGAAAAACAGTTAA
- a CDS encoding galactokinase → MTKDLQELFNAKFGNKSTGEYFAPGRINLIGEHTDYNGGYVFPASITIGTYGLARKREDKKVRLYSENFPEKGIIEFSIDDLDFHKEHDWTNYPKGMMRFLKSDGFQIESGMEILFYGTIPNGAGLSSSASIELLTGVILQDLFDLDVKMIELVQTGKRVENKFIGVNSGIMDQFAIGMGKMDHAILLDTNTLEYELVPAEFGEYVVAIMNTNKRRELADSKYNERRSECEEALSRLQTKLPIRSLGELSEAEFFNNTDLIGDEVLIKRAKHAVTENERTKKAKMALVNGDLATFGKLLNASHASLQYDYEVTGIELDTLVATAQAQSGVLGARMTGAGFGGCAIALVKESEFEHFTENVKAAYKEKIGYATDIYKASIDDGARKLK, encoded by the coding sequence ATGACAAAAGACTTACAAGAACTTTTTAATGCGAAATTTGGTAATAAATCAACCGGTGAATATTTTGCTCCAGGCCGAATTAATTTAATTGGCGAACATACAGATTACAATGGCGGTTATGTTTTTCCAGCTTCAATTACAATCGGTACTTATGGGTTAGCACGAAAACGTGAGGATAAAAAAGTCCGTCTTTATTCGGAAAACTTCCCGGAAAAAGGAATTATTGAATTTTCAATTGATGATTTGGATTTTCATAAAGAACACGATTGGACTAACTATCCAAAAGGGATGATGCGCTTTTTAAAAAGTGATGGCTTTCAAATTGAAAGTGGCATGGAAATTCTTTTTTATGGTACTATTCCAAATGGAGCAGGTCTTTCATCTTCAGCATCGATTGAGCTTTTGACAGGGGTAATCTTACAAGATTTATTTGACCTTGATGTCAAAATGATTGAATTAGTCCAAACAGGTAAACGCGTAGAAAATAAATTTATTGGTGTCAATTCAGGTATCATGGATCAATTTGCAATTGGTATGGGAAAAATGGATCATGCCATTTTGCTGGATACAAATACACTTGAATATGAATTGGTTCCAGCGGAATTTGGCGAATACGTTGTGGCGATTATGAATACGAATAAACGCCGTGAATTAGCTGACTCGAAATACAATGAACGCCGAAGTGAATGTGAAGAAGCATTGAGTCGCCTCCAAACAAAATTACCGATTAGATCATTAGGTGAATTATCAGAAGCAGAATTTTTCAATAATACGGATTTAATTGGGGATGAGGTTCTCATTAAACGAGCAAAACACGCAGTTACTGAAAATGAACGGACTAAAAAAGCCAAGATGGCATTAGTTAACGGTGATTTAGCAACTTTTGGTAAATTATTAAATGCATCTCATGCGTCTTTGCAGTATGATTATGAAGTGACAGGTATTGAGTTGGATACTCTAGTAGCTACAGCCCAAGCGCAATCAGGTGTACTAGGGGCGCGCATGACTGGAGCAGGTTTTGGTGGCTGTGCGATTGCACTTGTTAAAGAAAGTGAATTTGAGCATTTTACTGAAAATGTAAAAGCTGCCTACAAAGAGAAGATCGGGTATGCTACAGATATTTACAAAGCGAGTATTGATGATGGTGCCCGCAAATTAAAATAA
- the galE gene encoding UDP-glucose 4-epimerase GalE, whose product MSILVLGGAGYIGSHAVDQLITKGYDVVVVDNLLTGHKQAIHKDARFYEGDVRDKDFLESVFQKEKIEGVIHFAASSLVGESVEKPLKYFNNNVYGMQILLEVMQANDVKNIVFSSTAATYGEPKVVPIKETAETAPKNPYGESKLMMEKMMKWCDNAYGMKYVALRYFNVAGAKADASIGEDHDPETHLVPIILQVALGQREALQIFGDDYKTPDGTCIRDYVQVEDLIAAHILALEYLKAGNKSNVFNLGSNNGYSVKEMLEAARAVTGRKIPAKIAPRRKGDPATLVAASDKAKEILGWQPAYTDIKDIIKTAWDWHVSHPHGYED is encoded by the coding sequence ATGTCAATTTTAGTATTAGGCGGAGCTGGTTATATCGGCTCTCACGCAGTGGATCAATTAATTACCAAAGGATACGACGTGGTGGTTGTGGACAATTTATTAACTGGGCACAAACAAGCAATTCATAAAGATGCGCGTTTTTATGAAGGGGATGTGCGGGATAAAGACTTTTTAGAAAGTGTTTTTCAAAAAGAGAAAATTGAAGGTGTCATTCACTTTGCGGCTAGTTCTTTAGTTGGCGAATCAGTAGAAAAGCCATTGAAATATTTTAATAATAATGTTTACGGAATGCAAATTTTATTAGAAGTGATGCAAGCAAATGATGTAAAAAATATTGTCTTTTCTTCTACTGCGGCAACTTATGGCGAACCAAAAGTTGTACCAATTAAAGAAACGGCTGAAACTGCACCCAAAAATCCATACGGGGAAAGTAAACTGATGATGGAAAAAATGATGAAATGGTGTGACAACGCATACGGGATGAAATACGTTGCCTTGCGTTATTTCAATGTTGCCGGAGCTAAAGCAGATGCTTCAATTGGGGAAGATCACGATCCGGAAACCCATTTAGTACCGATTATTTTACAAGTTGCTTTAGGGCAAAGAGAGGCGTTGCAGATTTTCGGTGATGATTACAAAACACCAGATGGCACTTGTATTCGTGATTATGTTCAAGTAGAAGATTTAATTGCCGCGCACATTTTAGCTTTAGAATATTTAAAAGCAGGTAACAAAAGCAATGTCTTTAATCTTGGCAGTAATAATGGTTATTCCGTTAAGGAAATGCTAGAAGCCGCTAGAGCAGTTACGGGTAGAAAAATTCCTGCCAAAATTGCCCCCCGAAGAAAAGGGGACCCTGCAACACTTGTGGCTGCAAGTGACAAGGCAAAAGAAATTTTAGGCTGGCAACCTGCGTATACCGACATTAAAGATATTATTAAAACAGCTTGGGATTGGCACGTTAGTCATCCTCATGGTTATGAAGACTAG